A stretch of Pseudomonas sp. CCC3.1 DNA encodes these proteins:
- a CDS encoding HAMP domain-containing sensor histidine kinase, producing the protein MEFKQSLAQRIIIAFALMSALVAGTFAMGIVATVHLVEEKLISAGLGGDLQRLLLMDNVSDWNHRPEPDQLFYYSGGRGDFALPKDLRHLEPGFHEVFRDQLSYHAMVEVVDGRRYVLLQDQSDFEERERVLFAVVLVGFVLALALAVFLGWVLARRVMAPVVRLARQVRHRDQLLGLAPPLAPDYAADEVGELAVAFDATLGRLRDTLTRERLFTSDVSHELRTPLMVLASSCELLLESPSLDQRSRSQVERISRACEEMRELVQTFLMLARAQHEDANMSPTVTLTTVAEGLISLWRGPIEAKGLTLIYDPGNPLDTRYNATFLHAVMGNLLRNALHYTDTGFIRLSLEPTGFVVEDSGVGIPEEKRQAMFQPFVRGSEKRGEGLGLGLSLVQRICDSQGWRVTLTTMEPNGCRFHVELNPAEL; encoded by the coding sequence ATGGAGTTTAAGCAAAGCCTTGCCCAGCGGATCATCATCGCCTTTGCACTGATGAGTGCGCTGGTGGCGGGAACGTTTGCGATGGGCATTGTTGCCACCGTGCACCTGGTCGAAGAAAAACTCATTTCAGCGGGCCTGGGGGGCGATCTGCAACGCCTGCTGCTGATGGATAACGTCAGCGACTGGAACCATCGTCCCGAGCCGGATCAACTGTTTTACTACAGCGGCGGCCGTGGCGACTTTGCCTTGCCCAAGGACCTGCGCCATCTGGAACCGGGTTTCCATGAAGTGTTCCGCGACCAGTTGTCGTACCACGCGATGGTCGAAGTGGTCGATGGGCGCCGCTACGTATTGCTGCAAGACCAAAGCGATTTTGAAGAGCGCGAACGCGTGTTGTTTGCCGTGGTGCTGGTTGGCTTCGTGCTGGCGCTGGCGCTGGCCGTGTTCCTGGGCTGGGTGCTTGCGCGCCGAGTGATGGCACCCGTGGTGCGACTGGCACGTCAGGTGCGGCATCGCGATCAGTTGTTGGGATTGGCGCCGCCCTTGGCGCCGGACTATGCAGCTGACGAGGTCGGTGAATTGGCGGTTGCCTTCGACGCCACGCTAGGCCGCCTGCGTGACACGTTGACCCGCGAGCGGTTGTTCACCAGTGATGTGAGTCACGAGTTGCGTACCCCCTTGATGGTATTGGCCAGCTCTTGCGAGTTGCTGCTGGAAAGCCCATCGCTGGATCAGCGCAGCCGCTCACAAGTGGAACGTATTTCCCGGGCCTGTGAAGAAATGCGTGAACTGGTGCAGACCTTTCTCATGCTGGCTCGCGCGCAGCATGAAGATGCCAACATGTCGCCCACTGTCACCCTCACCACTGTGGCTGAGGGATTGATCAGCTTGTGGCGCGGCCCTATTGAAGCGAAAGGCCTGACACTGATTTACGATCCGGGTAACCCGCTCGACACCCGTTACAACGCGACTTTTCTGCATGCGGTCATGGGCAACCTGCTGCGCAATGCCCTGCACTACACCGACACCGGCTTTATTCGCCTGAGCCTGGAGCCAACCGGGTTTGTGGTCGAAGACAGCGGCGTCGGGATCCCCGAAGAAAAGCGCCAGGCCATGTTTCAGCCCTTTGTTCGCGGCAGTGAAAAACGCGGCGAGGGGCTCGGCCTTGGGTTGTCACTGGTGCAGCGGATCTGTGACAGCCAGGGCTGGCGTGTGACGCTGACCACCATGGAGCCCAACGGTTGCCGCTTCCATGTCGAGTTGAACCCCGCCGAACTCTGA
- a CDS encoding class I SAM-dependent methyltransferase: protein MSTTIKLKFSEKYDQQHATEYLLKHQDGLARRLSHKRDVQLARKALARVGEPGLVLDLPCGAGRFWPLLAENPNREIIGADNSASMLEVASIAQPADVVKRVRCLQTSAFDIDLADNAVDSIFCMRLLHHIGDASHRMALLKEFHRVSRDSVIVSLWVDGNVKAWKRKRLESQRAADAGFDGYQNRFVLPAATVEAEFKKAGFTVQEHLDFLPLYSMWRVYILRKR, encoded by the coding sequence ATGAGCACCACCATCAAACTTAAATTTTCTGAAAAGTATGACCAGCAGCACGCGACCGAATACTTGCTTAAACACCAGGACGGGCTTGCGCGACGCCTTTCGCATAAACGAGATGTGCAATTGGCGCGTAAAGCCTTGGCACGGGTCGGCGAACCTGGCCTGGTTTTAGATCTACCCTGCGGGGCGGGGCGTTTTTGGCCGCTGTTGGCTGAAAATCCAAACCGGGAAATCATCGGTGCAGACAATTCGGCGTCCATGCTTGAAGTGGCGTCGATCGCGCAGCCGGCTGATGTGGTTAAACGGGTACGGTGTTTGCAAACATCTGCATTTGATATAGACCTTGCGGACAACGCCGTAGACAGCATTTTTTGCATGCGCCTGCTGCATCACATTGGCGATGCAAGCCACCGAATGGCTCTATTAAAGGAGTTTCATCGGGTCAGTCGAGACAGCGTGATTGTTTCATTGTGGGTGGATGGCAACGTTAAAGCCTGGAAACGCAAGCGACTTGAGAGCCAGCGGGCTGCGGATGCCGGGTTTGATGGTTACCAAAATCGCTTTGTGTTACCGGCGGCTACCGTTGAAGCCGAGTTTAAAAAGGCTGGTTTTACAGTTCAGGAGCATCTGGATTTTCTCCCGCTCTATTCGATGTGGCGGGTTTACATATTACGTAAGAGGTAA
- a CDS encoding lipopolysaccharide kinase InaA family protein translates to MAVDSVSPHHAATEDRFDFYWQQQGEWVEEPNQRRGGESGVQRIYDAKGRSLYAKRQVEHTYRSWRYPLGRPTVLRERDALLAMNRLSVGVPELVYCGAQQGADKQWRALLVTAALERFIEIDTWYAAGEREVQGEAIHDRVLETIATTLARMHLGRWQHGCLYAKHVFVRVTGEGDSAQVDVALLDFEKSRQRLTAHKAASHDLKQLRRHSSWNTDDWTKLNYFYEKVFGSAIKGLR, encoded by the coding sequence ATGGCCGTTGATTCTGTGTCGCCACACCACGCTGCAACTGAAGACCGTTTCGATTTCTACTGGCAGCAACAAGGCGAGTGGGTTGAGGAGCCAAATCAGCGTCGCGGTGGTGAGAGTGGCGTACAACGCATCTACGATGCCAAAGGCCGCTCGCTGTATGCCAAACGTCAGGTCGAACACACCTATCGCAGTTGGCGCTACCCGCTGGGTCGCCCAACGGTATTGCGCGAGCGGGATGCACTGCTCGCGATGAACCGTTTGTCGGTGGGCGTACCTGAACTGGTGTATTGCGGGGCTCAGCAAGGGGCGGATAAACAATGGCGTGCACTGTTAGTGACCGCCGCGCTGGAACGTTTTATTGAAATAGACACTTGGTACGCTGCCGGTGAGCGTGAAGTGCAGGGTGAGGCGATTCACGACCGCGTGCTTGAAACCATTGCCACCACATTGGCACGCATGCACCTGGGGCGTTGGCAGCATGGTTGTCTGTACGCCAAGCATGTGTTCGTTCGAGTAACAGGCGAGGGTGACAGTGCGCAGGTCGATGTGGCCCTGCTGGACTTTGAAAAAAGCCGGCAACGGCTGACGGCCCACAAGGCCGCCTCGCATGACCTGAAACAGCTACGCCGCCACTCGTCGTGGAACACCGACGACTGGACCAAACTGAACTACTTTTATGAAAAGGTGTTTGGCAGCGCCATCAAAGGGTTACGGTGA